The proteins below are encoded in one region of Tsuneonella sp. CC-YZS046:
- a CDS encoding AAA family ATPase, whose translation MSKIELTPLAKRKFGAAQAALKASMRVVALQPRSKVPDTRFCASGADSATEEALIVRQWLSEDPSINLGAVAKASPVLIIDVDGPEGEAALKRFGPLPPTRETITRNGRHLYFRHAGRIRGSKIGLEPKLDIIASGYVLLPESAHPEGGRYRSDEPAAPIAKLPGRVLNAILARSRSLKPKKTQASGGVIRKGSRDNRLTSLAGSFRRQGFDDEVITTALHAVNEAHCNPPLPDKDIERIASSVMRYDPADDELFETMANVTPRDVDFLWEPYFVRGAINLLEGDPNVGKTFLFCELAAAVSSGRGLPGQKKPRAGNVLFMSAEDDPETTLVRRLMRMNADLSRITFSKKFFRLEEEALGWIEKHIVAQKAELLILDPLLAYMQGGIDMNKANETRPFMARLAELAKATNVTVIALRHLTKGEKDKAIFRGLGSVDITAAARSAVLIGQHPENDDLRVMVHIKHNLSERGPSQIYALVDGDRSKRIIPKVEWQGECELGPEDFLKSSEKVGRPDTEIKAAIEFLETALTKGERRIAEVIADGEKRSHSARTVRRAAKSLGVIKVGQRWKLANIIP comes from the coding sequence GCGTGTCGTCGCGCTGCAACCCCGCTCCAAGGTGCCTGACACGCGCTTTTGCGCCAGCGGGGCGGATAGCGCGACCGAGGAAGCCTTGATAGTCAGGCAATGGCTGAGCGAAGATCCGTCGATCAACCTTGGGGCTGTGGCGAAGGCATCGCCGGTCCTCATTATTGACGTGGATGGACCGGAAGGAGAGGCGGCGCTGAAACGGTTCGGGCCGTTGCCTCCCACGCGCGAAACGATCACCCGCAATGGACGGCATCTCTATTTCCGCCACGCTGGGCGGATCAGGGGAAGCAAGATCGGCTTGGAGCCTAAGCTGGACATCATTGCGTCCGGTTATGTGTTGCTCCCGGAGTCCGCACATCCCGAAGGTGGGCGTTATCGGTCGGATGAACCGGCAGCACCTATCGCCAAGCTGCCGGGGCGGGTGCTCAATGCCATTCTGGCGCGGAGCAGATCGCTCAAGCCGAAGAAGACGCAGGCGAGCGGCGGCGTTATCCGCAAAGGTTCGCGCGATAACCGCCTGACCAGCTTAGCCGGGTCATTCAGACGGCAGGGGTTCGATGACGAGGTAATCACCACCGCACTCCATGCGGTGAATGAAGCACATTGCAATCCGCCGCTGCCAGACAAGGATATCGAACGAATCGCATCCAGCGTCATGCGCTACGATCCAGCCGACGATGAACTGTTCGAGACCATGGCGAATGTGACGCCGCGTGACGTCGATTTCCTCTGGGAACCCTATTTCGTGCGCGGGGCGATCAACCTGCTCGAAGGCGATCCGAACGTCGGCAAGACCTTTCTGTTTTGCGAGCTGGCGGCGGCCGTATCCAGCGGGCGGGGACTGCCGGGGCAGAAAAAGCCGAGAGCGGGCAACGTCCTCTTCATGAGTGCGGAGGATGACCCGGAAACGACGTTGGTGCGGCGGCTCATGCGGATGAATGCTGACCTGTCCCGCATCACCTTCTCCAAGAAGTTTTTCCGGCTGGAGGAAGAGGCGTTGGGCTGGATTGAAAAGCATATCGTCGCGCAAAAGGCGGAATTGCTGATCCTCGACCCGCTGCTGGCTTACATGCAGGGCGGCATCGACATGAACAAGGCGAACGAAACCCGCCCTTTCATGGCGCGGCTGGCTGAACTCGCGAAAGCGACCAACGTCACGGTGATCGCTCTGCGGCACTTGACCAAGGGGGAGAAGGACAAGGCGATCTTTCGCGGTCTCGGGTCGGTCGACATCACGGCGGCCGCGCGATCGGCGGTGCTGATCGGCCAGCACCCAGAGAATGACGATCTCCGGGTCATGGTCCATATCAAGCACAACCTGTCCGAACGTGGGCCGTCGCAAATCTATGCGCTGGTCGATGGCGACCGGAGCAAGCGGATCATCCCGAAAGTCGAATGGCAGGGCGAATGCGAACTCGGGCCGGAGGACTTCCTCAAATCCAGCGAGAAGGTTGGACGGCCCGATACCGAAATCAAGGCGGCGATTGAATTCCTCGAAACGGCGCTGACCAAAGGCGAACGCCGGATCGCGGAGGTCATTGCCGACGGTGAAAAACGCTCACATTCGGCTCGCACCGTGCGGCGTGCTGCCAAGTCGTTGGGCGTCATCAAGGTCGGGCAACGCTGGAAACTGGCCAATATTATCCCATAG
- a CDS encoding helix-turn-helix transcriptional regulator, with protein sequence MSPIVCRLIDYITVHVAAMDIRERLARNLRLLRWEKGWSQEAFADEAGLHRTYISDLERGARNPTITVVDKLANALSVTPGRLLD encoded by the coding sequence TTGTCACCGATTGTCTGTAGACTGATTGACTACATCACGGTCCATGTCGCAGCGATGGATATCCGGGAACGCCTTGCGAGGAATCTGCGCCTGCTACGGTGGGAGAAAGGTTGGTCGCAGGAAGCGTTTGCGGACGAGGCAGGCTTGCACCGCACCTATATCAGCGACCTTGAGCGCGGGGCGCGGAACCCGACGATTACCGTAGTGGACAAGCTCGCTAACGCCTTGAGCGTGACGCCGGGGCGGCTGCTCGATTAA
- a CDS encoding DUF5818 domain-containing protein — translation MPLGTLHTVRGIIERRPSYRFFIAVHEGGEWELEPSRGLTRYLDCPVTIEGVRTGFNRLEVVRIKRDGEDWPPNQSWTRWFNRWRKR, via the coding sequence ATGCCGCTAGGCACGCTTCACACAGTGCGCGGCATCATCGAACGCCGTCCGAGCTATCGGTTCTTCATTGCCGTCCACGAGGGCGGGGAATGGGAACTCGAACCAAGCCGCGGCCTCACGCGATACCTTGATTGTCCCGTGACGATCGAAGGTGTTCGAACCGGCTTCAACCGGCTGGAGGTCGTAAGGATCAAGAGGGATGGCGAGGATTGGCCGCCTAACCAGAGTTGGACTCGGTGGTTCAATCGCTGGCGGAAGCGATAG
- a CDS encoding SNF2-related protein has product MAGLTEYHAKYLATDLVRRRSADSAEKLAIAVAGAQVDMNPHQVDAALFAFSSPLSRGALLADEVGLGKTIEAGLVISQRWAEGKRRILIVAPSNLRKQWHQELSEKFFLPCSIIESKSFNAAVKSGDLRPFDHSDRIMICSYQFARNKELDVKATPWDLVVMDEAHRLRNVYKPSNIIANTLKVALADRHKLLLTATPLQNSLLELYGLVSFIDEHTFGDLKSFREQFANLSQERAFEVLRERLKPICHRTLRRQVTAYVPYTKRHAILEEFDPSEAEDRLYDLVTGYLDRPNLQALPPSQRSLMTLVLRKLLASSTFAIAGALTSMSTRLQKKLDHSQPVTSLVDELDEDYEALDETAEEWPDDEVEPMSEAEQNALASEITDLQRFAELATSITQNAKGVALLKALEVGFAKAKELGAEEKAIIFTESRKTQSYLLRLLADSPYADGIVLFNGSNTDPESQQIYRTWLDRHAGSDRITNSKTADMRSALVDYFRDEGRIMIATEAGAEGINLQFCSMVVNYDLPWNPQRIEQRIGRCHRYGQKHDVVVVNFLNQKNEADQRVFELLSEKFQLFEGVFGASDEVLGAIESGVDFEKRIAEIYQRCRTKDEIKVAFDSLQRELSLEINEQMTSARRKLMENFDDEVRDKLKIRDADTKVYLNQFEQNLMKLAQQELDGHAQFIDGSSFRLNALPDWVNGAAIPTGLYELPRRTGEAHLFRVNHPLGDAIVARARGRELDVVELKFDLTNHEGRVSQIEPLKGQSGWLQAKLFTVEALGQSEDYLLLAGIADNGTVLSDEATSRMMTIGGHVGAQVALPVHVTETLSQSTTDQQTRIRRIISERNARFFEEEADKLDGWADDLKVGLEREIKEIDRQIKEARRAATAALTLEEKLAGQKAVKALETERNSKRRSLFDAQDKIDEQRSELIASIEGRLEQNVVAEDLFTIRWSVV; this is encoded by the coding sequence ATGGCGGGGCTCACTGAATACCATGCGAAATATCTGGCGACTGACCTTGTCAGGCGGCGATCGGCGGACAGCGCTGAAAAGCTAGCGATTGCGGTCGCTGGTGCGCAGGTTGATATGAACCCGCATCAGGTGGATGCGGCGCTCTTCGCTTTCTCGTCTCCACTTTCACGTGGCGCGCTATTGGCCGATGAAGTGGGGCTCGGGAAAACGATTGAGGCAGGCCTCGTCATCTCCCAGCGCTGGGCTGAAGGGAAGCGCCGAATCCTGATCGTCGCACCGTCGAACCTTCGCAAGCAATGGCATCAGGAACTCAGCGAGAAGTTTTTTCTTCCATGTTCGATCATTGAGTCGAAGTCCTTCAACGCCGCAGTGAAATCCGGCGACCTGAGGCCGTTCGATCATTCCGACAGAATAATGATTTGCTCCTACCAGTTCGCGCGGAACAAGGAGCTAGATGTCAAGGCCACGCCTTGGGACTTGGTCGTGATGGACGAAGCGCATAGGCTTCGGAACGTCTACAAGCCGTCCAATATCATAGCCAACACGCTCAAGGTTGCGCTGGCCGACCGGCACAAGCTATTGCTAACCGCGACGCCATTACAGAATTCGTTGCTCGAACTGTATGGCCTCGTCAGCTTTATCGACGAACACACGTTCGGCGATCTCAAGAGCTTTCGCGAGCAGTTCGCTAATCTGTCGCAGGAACGAGCCTTCGAGGTGCTGCGCGAGCGGCTTAAGCCGATTTGTCATCGCACCTTACGGCGGCAGGTGACCGCATATGTGCCTTACACAAAGCGACACGCGATCTTGGAGGAGTTCGACCCTAGTGAGGCGGAAGACCGCCTATATGATCTGGTCACAGGCTATCTAGACAGGCCGAACCTGCAAGCACTTCCGCCTAGTCAGCGTTCGCTCATGACTCTCGTTCTTCGCAAGCTGCTAGCGTCTTCGACGTTCGCGATTGCGGGGGCACTTACCTCGATGTCAACGCGCCTGCAAAAGAAGCTCGATCATAGCCAACCGGTCACATCGCTGGTGGATGAACTGGACGAGGATTATGAGGCACTCGATGAGACAGCCGAGGAATGGCCCGACGATGAGGTTGAGCCGATGTCCGAAGCTGAGCAAAACGCGCTGGCCTCAGAAATCACGGATCTTCAAAGGTTCGCTGAGCTTGCAACCTCGATAACCCAGAACGCCAAGGGCGTTGCTTTGCTTAAGGCACTTGAGGTCGGTTTCGCGAAGGCGAAAGAGTTAGGCGCGGAAGAAAAGGCGATCATCTTTACGGAGTCACGAAAGACACAATCCTACCTTCTCCGCTTGCTGGCCGATAGCCCTTACGCGGACGGAATCGTCCTGTTCAACGGATCGAATACGGACCCTGAATCACAGCAGATTTACCGCACTTGGTTGGATCGGCACGCCGGATCGGATCGGATAACCAACTCCAAAACGGCTGACATGCGATCCGCGCTCGTGGATTATTTCCGTGACGAAGGGCGCATCATGATCGCGACCGAAGCAGGGGCGGAAGGCATCAATCTGCAATTCTGTTCGATGGTCGTGAACTACGATCTCCCTTGGAATCCGCAGCGTATCGAGCAACGCATCGGGCGTTGTCATCGCTATGGCCAGAAGCATGATGTGGTCGTCGTCAATTTCCTGAACCAGAAGAACGAAGCGGATCAGCGCGTATTCGAGTTACTCTCGGAGAAATTTCAGCTTTTCGAGGGAGTGTTCGGGGCAAGCGATGAGGTTCTGGGTGCGATCGAGTCCGGGGTCGACTTCGAAAAACGCATTGCTGAAATTTATCAGCGCTGCCGAACAAAGGATGAAATCAAGGTCGCCTTTGACAGCCTGCAACGTGAGTTGAGCCTTGAAATCAACGAGCAGATGACGTCCGCCCGGCGTAAGCTGATGGAAAACTTCGATGATGAAGTGCGCGACAAGCTCAAAATTCGCGATGCCGACACCAAGGTGTATCTGAACCAGTTCGAGCAAAACCTGATGAAGCTCGCGCAGCAAGAATTGGATGGGCATGCGCAATTTATAGATGGTTCCAGTTTCCGCCTGAATGCGCTGCCCGATTGGGTAAATGGTGCTGCCATCCCCACCGGTTTGTATGAGTTGCCGCGGCGAACGGGTGAGGCGCATCTGTTTCGCGTCAATCATCCGCTCGGGGATGCGATCGTTGCGCGCGCCCGCGGCCGTGAACTCGACGTTGTGGAACTGAAATTCGACCTCACCAACCATGAAGGTCGCGTATCGCAAATCGAGCCTCTCAAGGGGCAGTCGGGATGGCTGCAAGCGAAGCTCTTTACGGTGGAGGCGCTAGGGCAGAGTGAGGATTACCTGCTGCTTGCGGGCATTGCCGACAACGGAACCGTGCTTTCGGACGAAGCAACAAGCCGCATGATGACGATCGGCGGCCATGTCGGTGCGCAGGTCGCGTTGCCCGTGCACGTTACCGAGACACTCTCGCAGTCCACCACCGACCAGCAAACACGCATCCGGCGAATTATTTCTGAACGTAACGCCCGCTTTTTCGAGGAAGAGGCCGACAAGCTGGACGGTTGGGCCGACGATCTGAAAGTTGGGCTGGAACGGGAAATCAAGGAGATTGACCGCCAGATCAAGGAGGCGCGCCGCGCGGCCACTGCTGCCCTAACTTTGGAAGAGAAGCTCGCGGGGCAAAAGGCCGTCAAGGCGCTGGAAACCGAGCGCAATAGCAAGCGGCGGTCATTGTTCGATGCGCAGGACAAGATTGACGAACAACGATCCGAGCTAATTGCCAGCATCGAAGGTCGGCTTGAGCAAAATGTCGTAGCGGAAGACCTGTTCACGATCCGCTGGAGCGTGGTCTGA
- a CDS encoding AIPR family protein, with the protein MAMRPVEILALPPKLHELFDGHVPPGTVGDADQREKNFLSRALSAYALHKLGGASIEDATNGIVDGGGDGGIDGIYFSPVTNTLWLTQSKYIHAGSGEPDLGEVTKFKIGIENLLEARFDAFAQNAKIVALLPQLEAALKNPSTQVRSVLCYSGLSFISEDRKHLFEALRVKFSLDQADGYFAFQAVNLTTLNDWVSGGDAAPGIETVELEIIRPGYVTTPYETIYGLIPLERLKVLHDEYGARLVRANIRGFKGSTDVNEDIQKTLTEEAGVFHYLNNGLTAYCDRLELHNLDRANAERKRITAKGFAIINGAQTLGSIAKCVAVPAAEAPPQGFAFIKIVSLEKCEDDRAFADRISRTANFQNTVVLKDFAAAYPLHGQIAATLQPHGIDYHYRLDEDTPANDTTNFTIDEALTACACLANTGDCDLVTRVAANRTSLLSLDVVYPDDLLCPSRHERVFPQGLSARSAWRAVQAQRIVLLGMAESARASSGATKSFYTHARWIVLAAIYIRLKPQDGEALGLTDNEAAAIAAAVPDYAEKLLAIAVGKGFAVYTNVGGQQVLQSARDFQSVFKTQGDCQTLFAALRAEIWNPLNQAPPAMAAPQGDNV; encoded by the coding sequence ATGGCGATGCGCCCCGTTGAGATATTGGCTCTCCCGCCGAAGCTACACGAGCTATTTGACGGGCATGTTCCTCCCGGCACCGTTGGTGACGCGGACCAGCGAGAAAAGAATTTTCTGAGCCGTGCGCTATCGGCTTATGCGCTTCACAAGCTGGGCGGTGCGTCGATTGAAGACGCTACAAACGGCATCGTCGATGGTGGCGGCGATGGCGGTATCGACGGCATTTATTTTTCGCCCGTCACCAACACGCTTTGGCTTACGCAATCAAAATATATTCACGCCGGATCAGGCGAGCCTGACCTTGGAGAGGTGACAAAATTCAAGATTGGTATCGAAAACCTGCTCGAAGCACGTTTCGACGCCTTCGCACAGAATGCCAAGATTGTTGCCCTGCTCCCGCAGCTCGAAGCAGCGTTAAAAAACCCATCGACGCAGGTTCGGTCGGTCCTTTGTTATTCCGGGCTCTCGTTTATTTCCGAAGACCGCAAGCACCTTTTTGAAGCACTCCGCGTCAAATTTTCGCTGGATCAAGCCGATGGTTATTTCGCGTTTCAAGCTGTCAACCTGACCACACTGAACGACTGGGTTAGTGGTGGTGACGCCGCTCCGGGTATTGAAACCGTCGAGCTCGAAATCATACGGCCCGGTTACGTCACGACGCCTTATGAAACCATTTACGGCCTTATCCCGCTCGAGCGGCTGAAGGTGCTCCACGATGAATATGGCGCACGATTGGTGCGCGCCAACATCCGAGGGTTCAAGGGTAGCACCGACGTCAACGAGGACATCCAGAAGACGCTCACCGAAGAGGCGGGCGTGTTCCACTATCTCAATAACGGCCTCACCGCCTATTGTGATCGGCTGGAGCTGCACAACCTTGACCGTGCCAATGCTGAAAGGAAGCGGATCACGGCAAAGGGATTCGCGATCATCAATGGGGCGCAGACTTTGGGGTCGATCGCCAAATGCGTTGCTGTGCCAGCCGCTGAGGCTCCTCCCCAGGGCTTTGCTTTCATCAAGATTGTTTCACTTGAGAAGTGCGAGGACGACCGAGCTTTTGCTGACCGGATTTCACGGACGGCGAATTTCCAGAACACCGTGGTGCTCAAGGACTTTGCCGCAGCCTACCCTCTGCACGGTCAGATTGCGGCGACGTTGCAACCGCATGGGATCGATTATCATTATCGGCTCGACGAAGACACGCCCGCCAACGACACAACGAACTTCACTATTGACGAAGCCCTGACGGCTTGCGCCTGTCTGGCTAACACAGGCGATTGCGACCTTGTAACTCGCGTTGCAGCAAACCGAACCTCGCTCCTGTCGCTCGACGTCGTCTATCCAGATGATCTCCTATGCCCGAGCCGCCACGAGCGCGTTTTTCCGCAGGGGCTTTCGGCGCGATCCGCGTGGCGGGCCGTACAGGCACAGCGTATAGTGTTGCTGGGCATGGCGGAAAGCGCACGAGCCAGCAGCGGGGCCACGAAGTCGTTCTACACGCATGCCCGATGGATTGTCCTGGCAGCTATATATATCCGGCTGAAACCACAGGATGGCGAAGCGTTGGGGCTAACCGATAATGAAGCTGCCGCCATCGCCGCCGCCGTGCCCGATTATGCCGAAAAGTTGCTCGCGATCGCAGTGGGGAAAGGTTTCGCGGTCTATACTAATGTGGGCGGGCAGCAGGTTCTCCAGTCGGCTCGCGATTTTCAATCGGTCTTCAAGACACAAGGCGACTGCCAAACCCTCTTCGCCGCGTTAAGAGCGGAAATCTGGAATCCGCTAAATCAAGCGCCGCCCGCAATGGCTGCGCCACAGGGTGATAATGTCTAA
- a CDS encoding site-specific DNA-methyltransferase — protein MSKKQKLELTWVGKENRPRLEPRILIEDPAKSYHAAARVTENDIFDNVLIHGDNLLALKALEADYAGEVKCVFIDPPYNTGSAFTHYEDGLEHSIWLGLMRDRLEIIRRLLSDDGSLWITIDDNEVHYLKVMCDEIFGRVNFVTNVVWQSSDNSNNDAKQFSTDHNHILVYSKKPDWLTNKTRGNDEQYGHFKNTDNDPRGPWFDGNPLGSPAYRENLIFDLISPQGHKIKPPANGWRWSKETLSEKIKTGEIRFTPNGKAIRRRTYLWEQKGLPPSTLWTNLDETGHNRQAKFEQKKLFPEWTKEEWFGTPKPERLLKRILDIATSPGDLVLDSFAGSGTTGAVAHKMGRRWVMVELGDHCATHIVPRLQKVIEGSDQGGISKVVEWQGGGGFRYYDLGPSLLETDKWGREVISKRYDAAMLAQALCKLEGFTYAPSSDVWWQQGYSSETDFLYVTTQTLGPEELAALSDDVGDGRSLLVLCAAWRGNADHFTNLTLRKIPNHIRSKCEWGHDDYSLNVANLPMAEADPVPPTSAQGGLFDGEGDI, from the coding sequence ATGTCTAAGAAACAGAAACTTGAACTGACTTGGGTAGGCAAGGAAAACCGGCCTCGGCTGGAACCGCGCATCCTGATTGAGGACCCGGCGAAGAGCTATCATGCGGCGGCGCGCGTCACGGAAAATGACATCTTCGACAATGTGCTGATCCACGGCGATAATCTGCTCGCGCTCAAGGCGCTGGAAGCGGACTACGCCGGTGAGGTGAAGTGCGTGTTTATTGATCCGCCCTACAACACTGGCAGTGCCTTCACCCATTATGAAGATGGGCTGGAACATTCGATCTGGCTTGGGCTGATGCGAGATCGGCTGGAAATAATTCGGCGTTTGTTGTCCGACGACGGTTCGTTGTGGATCACCATCGACGACAACGAGGTGCACTACCTAAAAGTTATGTGCGATGAGATTTTTGGAAGGGTTAACTTCGTAACAAACGTCGTTTGGCAGTCATCAGACAATAGCAACAACGATGCTAAGCAGTTTTCCACCGATCACAACCATATACTGGTTTACTCAAAAAAACCTGATTGGCTCACCAATAAAACGCGGGGGAATGATGAACAATATGGCCATTTCAAAAACACCGATAACGATCCGCGTGGGCCGTGGTTCGATGGAAATCCGCTAGGTTCGCCTGCATATCGAGAGAACCTTATTTTCGACTTGATTTCTCCTCAGGGTCATAAAATCAAGCCTCCGGCTAACGGATGGCGCTGGTCTAAAGAGACTCTTTCCGAGAAAATTAAAACCGGCGAAATTCGGTTTACGCCGAATGGCAAGGCAATTCGTCGGAGAACCTACCTGTGGGAGCAAAAGGGCTTACCGCCGTCTACGCTGTGGACCAATTTGGACGAGACGGGTCACAATAGGCAGGCAAAGTTTGAGCAGAAGAAGCTCTTTCCAGAATGGACGAAGGAGGAATGGTTTGGGACACCAAAGCCCGAAAGGTTACTAAAGCGAATTCTGGATATTGCGACTAGTCCGGGTGATCTTGTGCTCGATTCTTTCGCTGGCTCTGGGACCACTGGCGCTGTCGCTCACAAAATGGGTCGGCGCTGGGTCATGGTTGAGTTGGGCGATCATTGTGCCACGCACATCGTACCGCGCCTGCAGAAGGTGATCGAGGGCAGCGATCAGGGTGGCATAAGCAAGGTGGTCGAATGGCAGGGCGGCGGGGGTTTCCGCTACTACGATCTAGGCCCGTCGCTACTCGAAACAGACAAGTGGGGGCGCGAAGTTATTTCGAAGCGGTACGACGCGGCGATGCTGGCGCAGGCTTTGTGCAAGCTGGAGGGCTTCACCTATGCGCCCAGCTCGGATGTCTGGTGGCAGCAGGGATATTCGTCGGAAACGGACTTCCTATATGTCACTACTCAGACGCTTGGGCCGGAGGAGTTGGCGGCGCTTTCCGATGATGTCGGCGACGGACGTTCGCTCCTTGTGCTTTGCGCGGCATGGCGCGGCAATGCGGACCACTTCACCAATCTAACGCTGCGTAAGATTCCCAATCACATTCGCAGCAAGTGCGAATGGGGCCATGACGATTATTCGCTGAATGTCGCGAACCTCCCTATGGCCGAGGCTGACCCCGTGCCGCCAACGTCCGCACAAGGCGGCTTGTTTGATGGGGAGGGCGACATATGA